A portion of the Acidisoma sp. PAMC 29798 genome contains these proteins:
- the glpD gene encoding glycerol-3-phosphate dehydrogenase, with product MDSSPAPRLYDLAIIGGGINGCGIARDAAGRGWSVYLCEQKDLGSGTSSASTKLIHGGLRYLEYYEFRLVREALMEREVLWGIAPHIVWPLRFVLPYHKKLRPRWMLRLGLFLYDNIGGRKKLPKTRSVDLTRDKAGALLKPQYKRGFEYSDCWVEDSRLVVLNAMAAAALGATISPRTRCVSAERRDGLWHVTLRDEQTGDVTHIMARGLINAAGPWVGEVAQSVMHNNSRAPVRLVQGSHIVVPKLYDHAGCYIFQNADNRIFFVIPYEQDFTLIGTTDQDYTGDPGSVHASAEEIAYLCRSASDYLRVPITPDDVVWTYSGVRPLYDESGEGKAQEATRDYVLKLDAEGGVPPLLSIFGGKITTYRRLAESALEQLGPHLPAVKGRAIGWTGREPLPGGDFPMEGFETTLQAAKTRYPFIADRHLRRLLRAYGTRIDDLLRDCRSMADLGRVYGADLTEAELAYLVRAEWVRSAADALWRRSKLGLRLSKSEFAEVDEAVSRIASAQEHAV from the coding sequence TTGGACTCCTCGCCAGCACCGCGACTCTATGACCTCGCCATCATCGGTGGTGGCATCAACGGGTGCGGCATCGCGCGTGACGCTGCGGGACGGGGATGGAGCGTCTATCTGTGTGAGCAGAAGGATCTCGGCTCGGGCACCTCCTCCGCCTCGACCAAGCTGATTCATGGCGGGTTGCGATACCTCGAATATTACGAATTCAGACTGGTCCGTGAAGCGCTGATGGAGCGGGAGGTCTTATGGGGCATCGCGCCGCATATCGTCTGGCCGTTGCGCTTCGTGCTGCCCTATCACAAGAAGCTTCGCCCGCGCTGGATGCTGCGCCTGGGGCTGTTTCTGTATGACAATATCGGTGGCCGCAAGAAACTGCCCAAGACACGCTCGGTCGATCTGACGCGCGACAAGGCAGGCGCGCTATTGAAGCCGCAATATAAACGTGGCTTTGAATATTCGGATTGCTGGGTCGAAGATTCCCGCCTCGTCGTGCTCAATGCCATGGCCGCCGCTGCCCTTGGCGCGACTATATCGCCCCGCACCCGCTGCGTGTCCGCGGAACGACGGGACGGGCTTTGGCATGTCACGCTGCGGGACGAGCAAACCGGCGACGTCACCCACATCATGGCGCGGGGCCTGATCAACGCTGCCGGCCCCTGGGTCGGGGAGGTTGCGCAGTCTGTGATGCATAATAACAGCCGCGCGCCGGTGCGGCTGGTCCAGGGCAGCCACATCGTCGTGCCAAAGCTGTATGATCATGCCGGCTGCTATATTTTCCAGAACGCCGACAATCGCATCTTCTTCGTGATTCCCTATGAGCAGGACTTCACGCTCATTGGGACGACAGACCAGGATTATACGGGCGACCCAGGGTCGGTCCATGCGAGCGCCGAGGAGATCGCCTATCTCTGCCGCTCCGCCAGCGATTATCTGCGCGTGCCGATCACGCCTGATGATGTCGTTTGGACCTATTCCGGCGTGCGCCCGCTCTATGACGAAAGCGGCGAGGGGAAGGCCCAGGAGGCGACGCGGGACTATGTGCTGAAGCTGGACGCGGAAGGTGGCGTGCCACCGTTGCTGTCCATCTTCGGCGGCAAGATCACGACCTATCGCCGGCTTGCCGAATCGGCACTGGAACAATTGGGTCCGCATCTGCCGGCCGTGAAGGGCCGCGCGATCGGTTGGACCGGCCGCGAGCCACTGCCGGGTGGCGATTTCCCGATGGAAGGATTCGAAACGACTTTGCAGGCGGCAAAGACGCGTTATCCTTTCATCGCCGACCGCCACCTCCGCCGCCTGCTGCGGGCCTACGGCACGCGCATCGACGATCTTCTCCGTGATTGCCGCAGCATGGCCGATCTTGGCCGCGTCTACGGCGCTGACCTGACCGAGGCTGAGCTTGCCTATCTCGTGCGGGCCGAATGGGTGCGCAGCGCCGCCGACGCCCTCTGGCGACGGAGCAAGCTTGGACTTAGACTATCGAAATCTGAATTCGCGGAGGTGGATGAGGCCGTATCGCGTATCGCATCCGCGCAGGAGCATGCAGTTTGA
- a CDS encoding DeoR/GlpR family DNA-binding transcription regulator — protein sequence MAEVLRPVSRRQQDIAGLIRETGRVAVEELAARFGVTPQTIRRDLNELSEARIITRTHGGAVVASGVENLAYDARKLAAHSAKRLIGLAAAELIPDHSSLFINLGTTTEEVAQAIAGRQGLLVITNNINVANALYPNPSINVIIAGGTIRASDGGVVGRMAAEVIRQFKVDIAVIGTSAIDEDGTLLDYDIREVQVSRAIIENARRVLLVTDCSKFTRRAPVRIARLDEIDVLVTDRLPSPAIAALCRGLEIEVIETGGTAEEG from the coding sequence GTGGCGGAGGTTCTCCGCCCCGTCTCCCGCCGGCAGCAGGATATCGCGGGCCTCATTCGCGAAACTGGTCGCGTGGCGGTGGAGGAGCTGGCCGCCCGCTTCGGCGTGACACCGCAAACCATCCGCCGCGATCTCAATGAACTCAGTGAGGCGCGGATCATCACCCGCACCCATGGCGGCGCCGTCGTCGCCTCCGGTGTCGAGAACCTCGCCTATGACGCGCGCAAGCTGGCGGCACATAGCGCCAAGCGGCTGATCGGGCTGGCGGCGGCCGAGCTTATTCCCGACCATTCCTCGCTCTTCATCAATCTCGGGACGACGACGGAGGAAGTGGCGCAGGCCATTGCCGGTCGCCAGGGATTATTGGTGATCACCAACAATATCAATGTCGCCAATGCGCTATACCCCAATCCATCGATCAACGTGATCATCGCGGGCGGCACCATTCGCGCGAGTGACGGCGGCGTGGTCGGGCGCATGGCGGCCGAGGTCATCCGTCAGTTCAAGGTCGATATTGCGGTCATCGGCACCTCCGCCATCGATGAGGACGGGACCTTGCTGGATTATGATATCCGCGAGGTGCAGGTGTCCCGTGCGATCATCGAGAATGCGCGCCGCGTGCTGCTCGTCACCGATTGCAGCAAGTTCACCCGCCGCGCGCCGGTGCGGATCGCGCGTCTGGACGAGATCGACGTCTTGGTGACCGACCGCCTGCCCTCCCCCGCCATCGCAGCGCTTTGCAGGGGGCTGGAGATCGAGGTGATCGAAACCGGGGGCACGGCCGAGGAAGGGTGA
- a CDS encoding 2OG-Fe(II) oxygenase family protein has protein sequence MARLEINVRGLFATPVAAVELPDAAARNAELSRLILQRRAETPSVQASNAGGWHSDRAITEWGGPRIAEVLTLARQVATQMTGDRQGHKISPVWTTQAWANVNGPGDGNISHYHPGSFWSGTYYVDDGGCASDSALGGEFEMIDPRGPGPGMYAPGLKFAGEDGASVGSGETIRPKPGLLFIFPSWLFHQVRPYRGTGLRISIAFNLGVSSGEGR, from the coding sequence ATGGCGCGTCTCGAAATCAACGTCAGGGGCTTGTTCGCGACCCCGGTCGCCGCGGTTGAACTGCCGGATGCCGCCGCCCGCAATGCCGAGCTGTCGCGCCTCATTCTGCAACGCCGGGCCGAAACACCCTCGGTCCAGGCCTCGAACGCCGGCGGTTGGCATTCGGACCGCGCCATTACGGAATGGGGCGGCCCACGAATAGCGGAGGTCCTGACCCTGGCTCGTCAGGTCGCCACGCAGATGACCGGGGACCGCCAGGGCCATAAGATCAGCCCGGTCTGGACGACGCAGGCCTGGGCCAATGTCAACGGACCTGGGGACGGCAATATCAGCCACTACCATCCCGGCAGCTTCTGGTCGGGCACCTATTATGTCGATGACGGCGGCTGCGCGAGCGATTCGGCCCTCGGCGGAGAGTTCGAAATGATCGATCCGCGCGGCCCTGGGCCCGGCATGTATGCCCCTGGCCTAAAATTCGCGGGCGAGGACGGCGCCTCGGTCGGCAGCGGAGAGACCATTCGGCCGAAGCCCGGCCTGCTGTTCATCTTCCCGTCCTGGTTATTCCATCAGGTGCGACCCTATCGCGGCACCGGGCTGCGCATTTCCATCGCCTTCAACCTCGGTGTCTCCTCAGGCGAAGGCCGTTAA
- a CDS encoding helix-turn-helix transcriptional regulator, giving the protein MFSRLIGDIYDTVINPDAWPEVLANITDYVGGARGILILEDAIETTKSVFYVSFSDPDWVRSYLETYLLLNPMRLASYGQIEAGTVILTSDLMTPEEYARSRFASEFLSLRQMVDLAVVVLEATATTITVLSIARNSDQGIADESVRRKLAMIGPHVRRAATISRVLNRQRLDASTLSDTLDVLDGGIFLLDAQGTILHSNLGAQALLADQPQAFALLGGRVWPADLQARAQLDAALVLASAGDDALGTDGLSIIFGSANGRVLVGTVMSLMNGSRQAVGGRYRAVAALVIRELHFDSPASAQVLRSHYGLTQREMAVVAGVVELGGVPQIASVMGLTSETIKSHLKSIYRKTGTTRQADLVKLVAGTASPFRRTQ; this is encoded by the coding sequence ATGTTTTCGAGACTGATTGGCGATATCTACGATACGGTTATCAATCCTGATGCTTGGCCTGAAGTCCTTGCAAACATTACCGACTACGTCGGGGGCGCACGGGGCATACTGATTCTCGAAGATGCCATCGAAACGACGAAAAGCGTCTTCTACGTATCGTTTTCGGACCCTGATTGGGTCCGCAGTTATCTCGAAACCTATCTTCTGCTCAATCCGATGCGTCTGGCATCCTACGGACAAATCGAGGCCGGCACTGTCATCTTGACCTCCGACCTGATGACACCGGAGGAATATGCCAGGAGCCGGTTTGCGAGCGAGTTCCTGTCACTGCGTCAGATGGTTGATCTGGCCGTCGTGGTTCTGGAAGCGACGGCAACCACCATCACCGTGCTCTCTATCGCGCGCAACAGTGACCAAGGCATCGCTGACGAATCCGTGAGGCGCAAGCTCGCTATGATCGGACCACATGTCCGGCGGGCCGCGACAATCAGCCGCGTGCTCAATCGGCAGAGGCTTGATGCCTCCACCCTGTCGGACACGCTCGACGTGCTCGATGGAGGGATCTTCCTGCTCGATGCACAGGGCACCATCCTGCACAGCAACCTCGGCGCGCAGGCCCTTTTGGCCGATCAACCGCAGGCGTTCGCGCTTCTCGGCGGCAGAGTCTGGCCCGCCGATCTGCAAGCGCGCGCGCAATTGGACGCGGCATTGGTCCTGGCCAGCGCCGGCGATGACGCGCTTGGAACAGACGGGCTTTCCATCATCTTTGGCAGCGCGAATGGACGTGTCCTGGTCGGAACCGTCATGTCCTTGATGAATGGATCACGCCAAGCCGTCGGCGGCCGGTATCGCGCCGTTGCAGCACTCGTCATTCGGGAACTGCACTTCGACAGTCCAGCCTCCGCCCAAGTGTTGCGTTCCCATTACGGCCTGACCCAGCGGGAGATGGCAGTCGTTGCGGGCGTTGTCGAATTGGGCGGTGTTCCGCAAATCGCGTCTGTCATGGGTCTGACGAGCGAGACGATAAAATCGCATCTCAAGTCGATCTACCGAAAAACCGGCACCACGCGCCAGGCGGATCTCGTGAAACTCGTGGCCGGCACAGCGAGTCCTTTCCGACGCACCCAATGA